One genomic segment of Planktothrix serta PCC 8927 includes these proteins:
- a CDS encoding GH1 family beta-glucosidase produces the protein MVSDQFPPDFIWGAATASYQIEGAVTEGGRKPSVWDSFSQTPGRVLNAETGNPACDHYHRYETDIQLMVELGIKHYRFSIAWPRIIPDGRGTVNEAGIDFYQRLVDSLLNNGITPHATLFHWDSPQALEDLYGSWRSREMAQDFADYVGVVVSKLGDRITHWMTINEIPCFTHLGYQVNAIPPHAPGTIVSRPKEVWQTSHHALLAHGLGVQAIRANSTLPCTISLVDNCAVTVPITESPEDILAAKKAFALCGQNGGIIFPALTGSYSPALLEFLGNEAPDILPGDLEIIHQPLDQLGLNIYSATYVRASDNSMGFEFLGLPKGYPRMNMPWLHIVPECIYWGIRHISETLDRADLPILITESGCAAEDELNHQGEVIDTDRIMYLRQHFHSAHRAIVEGYPLKGYFVWSLMDNFEWAWGYQRRFGLIYMDYITQKRIPKASFQWYAECIRQNRVV, from the coding sequence ATGGTGAGTGATCAATTTCCGCCAGATTTTATCTGGGGAGCCGCAACAGCATCTTATCAAATTGAAGGTGCGGTTACAGAGGGAGGACGGAAACCGAGTGTTTGGGATAGCTTTAGTCAGACACCGGGACGGGTTTTAAATGCAGAAACCGGAAACCCAGCTTGCGATCATTATCATCGTTATGAAACTGATATTCAACTAATGGTTGAATTGGGAATTAAACATTATCGATTTAGTATTGCTTGGCCGCGAATTATTCCCGATGGAAGAGGAACAGTTAATGAAGCTGGAATTGATTTTTATCAACGGTTAGTTGATAGCTTATTGAACAATGGAATTACTCCCCATGCCACTTTATTTCATTGGGATAGTCCCCAAGCTTTAGAAGATTTATATGGGTCTTGGCGCAGTCGAGAAATGGCTCAGGATTTTGCGGATTATGTCGGGGTTGTTGTTAGTAAATTAGGCGATCGCATTACCCACTGGATGACCATTAATGAAATTCCTTGTTTTACCCATTTAGGCTATCAAGTAAATGCCATTCCTCCCCACGCACCCGGAACTATTGTTTCTCGCCCTAAAGAAGTTTGGCAAACCTCCCATCATGCCTTATTAGCACATGGGTTAGGAGTGCAGGCTATTCGAGCAAATTCGACCCTTCCTTGTACAATTTCTTTAGTCGATAATTGTGCCGTTACGGTTCCCATAACCGAAAGTCCAGAAGATATTTTAGCGGCTAAAAAAGCCTTTGCCCTTTGTGGTCAAAATGGGGGAATTATTTTTCCTGCTTTAACAGGTTCCTATAGTCCGGCTTTACTGGAATTCTTAGGAAATGAAGCCCCTGATATTTTACCCGGAGATTTAGAGATTATTCATCAACCTTTAGATCAATTGGGATTAAATATTTACTCCGCCACTTATGTCCGTGCATCTGACAATTCTATGGGGTTTGAATTCTTAGGATTACCGAAAGGATATCCTCGGATGAATATGCCTTGGTTGCATATTGTTCCTGAATGTATTTATTGGGGAATTCGTCATATTAGTGAAACCTTAGATCGAGCAGATTTACCAATTTTAATTACAGAAAGTGGGTGTGCGGCGGAAGATGAATTAAATCATCAGGGAGAGGTGATCGATACGGATCGGATTATGTATTTACGTCAGCATTTTCACTCAGCCCATCGTGCCATTGTGGAAGGATATCCTTTAAAAGGATATTTTGTTTGGAGCTTAATGGATAACTTTGAATGGGCTTGGGGTTATCAACGTCGTTTTGGTTTAATTTACATGGATTATATTACTC